From the Companilactobacillus ginsenosidimutans genome, the window TTTAACTTGATCAGCAATACTTGGTAAAGCAGTTCCTAGTACGTCTGGTAAGTCAGTAGATGGTACATCTAGATTACCATCTCGAATAAAGGTTTGCATGCTGGCAATAAAGTCGGCTGTGTCTGAATCCATTCCAGATCCTTGTAGAACTTTGCTATAAGCGGCATCATCAATAGATTCCACATCGAAAACTTTTCCAGTAGCATCTTTAACGGCTTGTGCTAGGTCAGCGTAAGTAATCATTTTGCCACCAAATTCATAGACGGATTTGGGTGATTCAAGTGTCAAAACTTTAGCGGCAGCTTCAGCATAAAATCTTTCCAAAGTCCAACCTGCACGTCCTGAACCGGCTGAATAAACAAATGGTTTGCCAGCAGCACCAGCAGCAAGAGCTCCCAAATCATTTTCCACATACCAGTTATTTCTCAAGAACGAATAATCCAGACCAGAAGCTTTAATAAGTTTCTCAGTTCCTTGATGATCTGCTGCAAGTGGGGCAGTAGAAGTGTCGGCCGAAGGGAAACTAGTGTAAGCAATATACTTAACTCCAGCAGCCTTAGCAGCATTTATAACATTAGTGTGCTGCACCAAACGGGGAGTGGCAGCACCAGGTTGAGAAGAAATAAAGAGCAAACGATCAACCCCATCAAGAGAAGCAGTCAAAGCATCCACGTCTTCATAAGAACCAGGACGAACCTCAATCCCAGCAGGCAGCAATTCATGAGCCTTTTCTTCATTACGAGCCAAAGCAATAACATCAGAAGCATCAACCAACTTCAATAAATCCTCAACAGCCTTACGACCAAATTTACCAGTAGAACCTGTAATAGCATATTTCATATTTAAAAATCTCCTTTAACAGCTGTTACTTTATTAGTAACTTGTTATTTACATAGTAACACCTTAAATGGAGAATGCAAGAAAGAAGTTGAGAAAA encodes:
- a CDS encoding NAD(P)H-binding protein, whose protein sequence is MKYAITGSTGKFGRKAVEDLLKLVDASDVIALARNEEKAHELLPAGIEVRPGSYEDVDALTASLDGVDRLLFISSQPGAATPRLVQHTNVINAAKAAGVKYIAYTSFPSADTSTAPLAADHQGTEKLIKASGLDYSFLRNNWYVENDLGALAAGAAGKPFVYSAGSGRAGWTLERFYAEAAAKVLTLESPKSVYEFGGKMITYADLAQAVKDATGKVFDVESIDDAAYSKVLQGSGMDSDTADFIASMQTFIRDGNLDVPSTDLPDVLGTALPSIADQVKEALAE